A stretch of the Lolium perenne isolate Kyuss_39 chromosome 3, Kyuss_2.0, whole genome shotgun sequence genome encodes the following:
- the LOC127344689 gene encoding cortical cell-delineating protein-like codes for MAPSKLVLFLVVNLALLASAAHACAPYCPTPSPPPPTLTCSVNTLKLKVCANVLNLLKLNLPVPENEECCPLLSGLANLDASVCLCTAIKAEILGIKLNVLADFTLLLNQCRKTCPDNYTCSI; via the coding sequence ATGGCGCCCTCCAAGCTGGTCCTCTTCCTCGTTGTGAACCTGGCTCTCCTCGCCTCCGCCGCGCATGCCTGCGCTCCATACTGCCCCACCCCAAGCCCACCGCCACCGACGTTAACTTGCTCGGTTAACACTCTGAAGCTGAAAGTGTGTGCCAACGTGTTGAACCTGCTCAAGCTCAACCTCCCCGTGCCGGAGAATGAGGAGTGCTGCCCGCTGCTGTCCGGGCTCGCCAACCTTGATGCCTCCGTTTGTCTCTGCACTGCCATCAAGGCCGAGATCCTCGGCATCAAACTCAATGTACTTGCCGACTTCACCCTCCTCCTAAACCAGTGCCGCAAGACCTGCCCCGACAACTACACCTGCTCCATCTGA